A genomic window from Flavobacterium azooxidireducens includes:
- the metF gene encoding methylenetetrahydrofolate reductase [NAD(P)H] has protein sequence MKVTQHIENANGKPLFSFEILPPLKGQNIQSIFDSIDPLMEFNPPFIDVTYHREEYEFKELPSGLLQKKIVKKRPGTVGICAGIQNKYDVDAIPHILCGGFTKEDTENLLIDLDFLGIDNVVALRGDALKNEIYFRPEKEGNEYASELVTQIHNLNKGIYLDEDLQNSSCTNFCIGVAGYPEKHMEAPSVDSDIHFLKQKIKNGADYIITQMFFDNKRFFEFEKKCRAAGITVPIIPGLKPIATKKQLNLIPHRFKVDLPDDLIMAVVKAKDNEAVKQIGIEWCIAQSKELVAAGIPVLHYYSMGKAENIKAIAKEIF, from the coding sequence ATGAAAGTAACCCAACATATCGAAAACGCCAACGGCAAACCCTTATTCTCATTTGAGATTTTACCGCCATTAAAAGGTCAAAATATTCAATCTATTTTTGATTCGATTGATCCGTTGATGGAATTTAATCCGCCTTTTATTGATGTCACCTATCATCGGGAAGAATATGAATTCAAAGAATTACCAAGCGGATTATTACAAAAGAAAATTGTAAAAAAACGTCCGGGAACGGTGGGAATTTGTGCCGGAATTCAAAACAAGTACGATGTAGATGCCATTCCGCATATTTTGTGTGGAGGTTTTACCAAAGAAGATACTGAAAACTTATTAATCGATTTAGATTTTTTGGGAATTGATAATGTCGTGGCATTGCGTGGAGATGCCTTGAAAAACGAAATTTATTTCAGACCCGAAAAAGAAGGAAATGAATATGCTTCTGAATTGGTTACACAAATCCACAATTTGAACAAAGGAATTTATTTGGATGAAGATTTGCAAAATTCATCGTGTACTAATTTTTGCATTGGCGTGGCTGGTTATCCCGAAAAACATATGGAAGCTCCAAGTGTGGATAGTGATATTCATTTTTTAAAACAAAAAATTAAAAACGGAGCCGATTACATTATTACCCAAATGTTTTTTGACAATAAACGCTTTTTTGAATTTGAAAAAAAATGCAGAGCAGCCGGAATCACTGTGCCAATTATACCCGGATTGAAACCAATTGCGACCAAAAAACAGTTGAATTTAATTCCGCATCGATTCAAGGTAGATTTACCCGACGATTTGATTATGGCCGTAGTGAAAGCAAAAGATAACGAGGCCGTAAAACAAATCGGAATCGAATGGTGTATCGCTCAAAGTAAAGAATTAGTTGCAGCCGGAATTCCGGTTTTGCATTATTATTCGATGGGAAAAGCAGAAAACATAAAAGCAATTGCGAAGGAAATATTTTAA
- a CDS encoding acyloxyacyl hydrolase: MRKLYFLTLFFSTILFSQEKTETTALDVQYFRGNVMPHTDDLDYYLQGHPDGVLVSLYKKTYGHQEWERVFNYPDYGGYFIFKDFKNDILGKVYGVGAHYNFYFLNRKVQFKIAQGVAYTSDPHDKEINSKNYAFGSKIVANTNFAVNYSTPLFDRFELKAGLLFTHFSNGRIKAPNSGVNSYGVNLGVTYNFEEPLERQIDTLPKVKITEPLRYNFVLRTGISESPIIGSGQKPFFHPAFYVDKRISRKSALQLGAEVFFTNSYKEFIKYQSIAYPEENVTADTDYKRAGVFIGYELFINRISLEAQVGYYVYQPYKSDIPVYDRVGMKYYITKKVFTGLSIKTHIFLAESMEFVMGVRF, encoded by the coding sequence ATGAGGAAACTTTACTTTTTAACTTTGTTTTTTTCGACGATACTCTTTTCTCAGGAAAAAACAGAAACTACTGCTTTAGATGTTCAGTATTTCAGAGGTAATGTTATGCCTCATACCGATGATTTAGATTATTATCTGCAAGGTCATCCCGATGGTGTTTTGGTGAGTTTATACAAAAAAACATACGGTCATCAAGAGTGGGAAAGAGTCTTTAACTATCCGGATTATGGTGGTTATTTTATCTTTAAAGATTTTAAAAATGATATTTTAGGTAAAGTTTACGGTGTAGGAGCACATTATAATTTTTATTTTTTAAATCGTAAAGTTCAGTTTAAAATAGCACAAGGTGTGGCTTATACCTCAGATCCACATGATAAAGAAATCAATAGTAAAAACTATGCTTTTGGTTCTAAAATTGTAGCAAATACTAACTTTGCAGTAAATTATTCCACTCCGCTTTTTGATCGATTTGAATTAAAAGCAGGTTTATTATTCACACATTTTTCTAACGGAAGAATAAAAGCACCAAACAGCGGTGTGAATTCGTATGGTGTAAATCTTGGTGTTACCTATAATTTTGAAGAGCCTTTAGAAAGACAAATTGATACACTACCAAAAGTTAAAATTACAGAACCATTAAGATATAACTTCGTTTTAAGAACCGGAATCAGCGAAAGTCCAATTATTGGAAGCGGTCAAAAACCCTTTTTTCATCCAGCTTTTTATGTTGATAAAAGAATAAGTAGAAAAAGTGCTCTTCAATTAGGAGCAGAAGTTTTTTTTACCAATTCATATAAAGAATTTATAAAATATCAGTCGATTGCTTATCCTGAAGAAAATGTTACCGCAGATACAGATTACAAAAGAGCTGGGGTTTTTATAGGATATGAGCTTTTCATCAATAGAATTTCACTCGAAGCTCAGGTAGGTTACTATGTCTATCAACCCTACAAATCAGACATTCCTGTTTATGATAGGGTGGGTATGAAATATTATATCACGAAAAAAGTATTTACAGGATTATCAATTAAAACCCATATTTTCTTGGCTGAATCAATGGAATTTGTAATGGGTGTAAGATTTTAA
- a CDS encoding head GIN domain-containing protein, with protein MKKLILIIVIATFFYNCEKPGDCIKSTGEMVSREVEVTPFETVFVYSGIELVIKQGPEYKVEIKSGENLIEDIEVKVQNNTLTLKDKTTCNWVRDYGQTTVYVTAPSLSDIHSKTEKEIRSDGVLTYPIIRLNSMDLTDGAGTGDFIFEINNGQLVIANNNVSRFYISGNTQEALLNFYDGNGRLEAQNLNINVAKVYHRGSNDMFIRPIQSVEGDLFSTGNLILLNTPPSVNLTQHYQGRVIYN; from the coding sequence ATGAAAAAATTAATTTTAATAATCGTAATAGCTACTTTTTTTTACAATTGTGAAAAACCGGGAGATTGTATAAAGTCAACTGGTGAAATGGTTTCGAGAGAAGTGGAAGTAACTCCCTTTGAAACCGTTTTTGTTTATAGTGGAATTGAATTAGTCATCAAACAAGGACCGGAATATAAAGTAGAAATCAAATCAGGTGAAAATTTAATTGAGGATATTGAAGTAAAAGTTCAAAATAATACGCTCACTTTAAAAGATAAAACTACTTGCAATTGGGTTCGGGATTATGGACAAACAACGGTTTATGTTACTGCCCCGAGTTTGTCTGATATCCATTCTAAAACAGAGAAAGAAATTAGGTCTGATGGTGTTTTGACTTATCCAATCATTAGATTGAATTCTATGGATTTAACAGATGGTGCCGGGACCGGAGATTTTATTTTTGAAATTAACAACGGACAATTAGTAATAGCTAATAATAATGTTTCTCGTTTTTATATCTCCGGCAATACCCAAGAAGCTTTATTGAATTTTTACGATGGAAATGGTCGACTTGAAGCTCAAAATTTGAATATTAATGTAGCCAAAGTATATCACCGAGGCTCAAATGATATGTTTATTAGACCCATTCAAAGTGTGGAAGGCGATTTGTTTAGTACTGGGAATTTAATTTTATTAAACACTCCTCCATCGGTAAATTTAACCCAACACTACCAAGGAAGAGTAATTTACAACTAA
- the gldA gene encoding gliding motility-associated ABC transporter ATP-binding subunit GldA has translation MSIEVKNISKMYGAQKALDNISFSVNKGEIVGFLGPNGAGKSTLMKILTTYITADQGSASVNNFDVSDANQEVQKIVGYLPEHNPLYLDLYVREYLAFNADVYKVSKNRIQEVIELTGLTPESHKKIGQLSKGYRQRVGLATALLHNPEVLILDEPTTGLDPNQLVEIRDLIKNIGKDKTVFLSTHIMQEVEAICDRVIIINNGKIVTDKKLDKLMSDEQEQVIEVEFDKSVSEELLTTLPNFKSAKKITDSIWEITFLSSEDMRSKLFDFANEKGLKTLQIHLKSKNLEAIFREKTKK, from the coding sequence ATGTCTATCGAAGTTAAAAATATTTCAAAAATGTATGGTGCTCAAAAAGCATTAGACAACATTTCATTTTCTGTAAATAAAGGAGAAATTGTTGGTTTTTTAGGTCCAAATGGTGCCGGAAAATCAACATTGATGAAAATTTTAACTACGTATATAACAGCTGATCAAGGAAGTGCTTCGGTGAATAATTTTGATGTATCGGATGCCAATCAAGAGGTTCAAAAAATTGTTGGCTATTTACCGGAACACAATCCGTTGTATTTAGATTTATATGTTCGGGAATATTTGGCTTTTAATGCGGATGTTTATAAAGTTTCTAAAAACAGAATTCAAGAAGTGATTGAATTGACTGGTTTAACGCCTGAAAGTCACAAAAAAATCGGACAATTATCAAAAGGTTATCGTCAGCGAGTTGGTTTGGCTACTGCTTTACTGCACAATCCGGAAGTTTTAATTTTGGATGAACCTACGACAGGATTAGATCCGAATCAGTTGGTAGAGATTAGAGATTTGATAAAAAACATCGGAAAAGACAAGACTGTTTTTCTTTCGACACACATTATGCAGGAAGTGGAAGCCATTTGTGATCGTGTCATTATCATCAACAACGGTAAAATTGTAACCGATAAAAAATTAGACAAACTAATGTCTGATGAACAAGAACAAGTGATTGAAGTGGAATTTGATAAATCCGTTTCAGAAGAATTGCTGACTACTTTACCTAATTTTAAATCAGCTAAAAAAATAACTGATTCAATTTGGGAAATCACTTTTTTATCGTCGGAAGATATGCGTTCAAAATTGTTTGATTTTGCGAATGAAAAAGGTTTAAAAACGCTTCAAATTCATTTGAAAAGTAAAAACTTGGAAGCTATTTTCAGAGAGAAAACCAAGAAATAA
- a CDS encoding prephenate dehydratase: MITKIAIQGIKGSFHHQVAENYFSESVELEECMSFEKLVKNVLNDKSSKGIMALENSIAGSIIPNYALIDHNNLHIIGEYYLDIHHNLLALKGQTIEDIKEVQSHPMALLQCAVFFSNYPHIKLIESSDTAETAKRIQEQKLLGVAAIASIKAADLYDLDIVAKGIHTVKNNTTRFVIVKSVNKEIPKNEINKASLKFELEDKPGNLAIVLKMISDCQLNMTKIQSLPIIETPFQYSFFIDVVFENYKNYEEAKRNLEQMTRHFKVLGEYKNARL, encoded by the coding sequence ATGATAACAAAAATTGCAATTCAAGGCATCAAAGGTTCATTTCATCATCAGGTGGCAGAAAATTATTTTTCTGAATCGGTTGAGTTGGAAGAATGCATGTCGTTTGAAAAATTGGTAAAAAATGTGCTAAATGATAAGTCAAGTAAAGGAATTATGGCTTTAGAGAATTCTATCGCCGGTTCGATTATTCCAAATTACGCCTTAATCGATCATAATAATTTACATATTATAGGCGAATATTATCTCGACATTCATCACAATCTTTTGGCACTAAAAGGTCAAACAATTGAAGATATAAAAGAAGTGCAATCGCACCCGATGGCGTTGTTGCAATGTGCGGTTTTCTTTTCGAATTATCCTCACATCAAATTAATAGAAAGTAGCGATACCGCCGAAACAGCCAAACGCATTCAAGAGCAAAAGTTGCTTGGAGTTGCGGCAATTGCGAGTATAAAAGCAGCGGATTTATATGATTTGGATATTGTGGCAAAAGGAATTCATACCGTAAAAAACAATACCACTCGTTTTGTCATCGTAAAATCAGTCAATAAAGAAATTCCGAAAAACGAAATCAACAAAGCGTCATTAAAATTTGAATTGGAGGATAAACCCGGAAATTTAGCTATTGTGTTGAAAATGATTAGCGATTGCCAATTGAATATGACCAAAATTCAATCATTACCCATTATTGAAACACCATTTCAATATTCATTTTTTATAGATGTGGTTTTTGAAAATTACAAGAATTATGAAGAAGCAAAACGAAATTTAGAACAGATGACCAGACATTTTAAAGTATTAGGCGAATATAAAAATGCAAGACTATGA
- a CDS encoding pyridoxal phosphate-dependent aminotransferase, with the protein MITTADRLNSVQEYYFSKKLREVNQMLSEGKPIINMGIGSPDLLPHFSVVNAIQNSMNDKKAHEYQSYQGLPELRKAMTTFYQNQFNVSMDFASEVLPLMGSKEGIMHVSMAFLNKSDEVLIPNPGYPTYASVTELVQAKPVFYDLIEENNWLPDFEALEKLDLSKVKIMWVCYPHMPTGANATKEVFEKLIAFGKKHHILIVNDNPYSFVLNRNPMSIFQVEGAKEIALELNSLSKSFNMSGWRVGMILGNKTFLEAVLKVKSNMDSGMFYGIQKGAIEALSLDKNWFESQNEVYSKRRNLLFKLVEKLGCSYDEKSVGLFIWAKLPKDIASSEGFIDEILIEKNIFITPGTIFGSNGEGYIRFSLCIEEEKIKEALARF; encoded by the coding sequence ATGATAACAACCGCAGATCGATTAAATTCGGTTCAGGAATATTATTTTTCCAAAAAGTTGCGGGAAGTGAATCAGATGCTTTCCGAAGGAAAACCAATCATTAATATGGGAATCGGAAGTCCGGATTTATTGCCACATTTTTCCGTGGTCAATGCAATTCAGAATTCAATGAACGATAAAAAAGCTCACGAATACCAAAGTTATCAGGGTTTACCCGAACTTCGAAAAGCGATGACCACATTCTATCAAAATCAATTTAATGTTTCGATGGATTTTGCTTCAGAAGTTTTACCGTTGATGGGCTCGAAAGAAGGAATTATGCACGTTTCGATGGCATTTTTGAATAAATCAGATGAGGTTTTAATTCCAAATCCGGGCTATCCAACGTATGCATCCGTAACCGAATTAGTTCAGGCAAAACCCGTTTTTTATGACTTGATTGAAGAGAATAATTGGCTTCCCGATTTTGAAGCTCTTGAAAAATTAGATTTATCAAAAGTCAAAATTATGTGGGTTTGCTATCCGCATATGCCAACCGGAGCCAATGCCACAAAGGAAGTTTTCGAAAAATTAATTGCTTTCGGAAAAAAGCATCACATTTTGATTGTCAATGATAATCCGTATAGTTTTGTTTTGAATAGAAATCCAATGTCGATTTTTCAAGTGGAAGGAGCAAAAGAAATTGCGTTAGAACTTAATTCGCTCAGCAAATCGTTCAATATGTCAGGATGGCGAGTGGGAATGATTTTAGGAAATAAAACTTTTCTGGAAGCCGTCTTAAAAGTCAAAAGTAATATGGACAGCGGTATGTTTTATGGAATTCAAAAAGGTGCGATTGAAGCATTAAGTTTAGATAAAAATTGGTTTGAAAGTCAAAATGAAGTGTATTCCAAACGGAGAAATTTACTTTTTAAATTAGTTGAAAAATTAGGTTGTTCGTATGATGAAAAAAGTGTTGGATTATTCATTTGGGCGAAACTTCCAAAAGATATCGCTTCATCCGAAGGATTTATAGATGAAATTTTAATTGAAAAGAATATTTTCATCACACCCGGAACAATTTTCGGTAGTAATGGTGAAGGATACATTCGGTTTTCGTTGTGCATCGAAGAAGAAAAAATTAAAGAAGCTTTAGCACGATTTTAG
- a CDS encoding prephenate dehydrogenase — MKVYIIGLGLIGGSMALDIQRLYENAVIIGIDSNENHLNEALSLGLIHQKGNLEDDFDGDFVILAVPVDVALVLLPKILDTISDNTIVIDVGSTKKPICEAVENHPRRNNFLATHPIAGTEFSGPKAAIENLFEDKVNIICEIEKTSYKKQEKALELFRNLKMRIRYMEPKSHDKHIAYVSHLSHISSFMLGKTVIEKEKDEKDIFDMAGSGFESTVRLAKSSPAMWTPIFKQNKKQIVKSLEEYIANLSSFKSFLESDDYEAIFNEMKNTNRIKEILK; from the coding sequence ATGAAAGTATATATAATTGGTTTAGGATTAATTGGCGGTTCAATGGCTTTGGACATTCAAAGATTGTATGAAAACGCCGTGATTATCGGAATTGATTCAAATGAAAATCATCTTAACGAAGCATTATCATTGGGATTAATTCATCAAAAAGGAAATTTAGAAGATGATTTTGATGGAGATTTTGTCATTTTGGCTGTTCCGGTTGATGTGGCTTTAGTACTTTTGCCGAAAATTTTGGATACTATTTCTGATAATACCATTGTAATTGATGTAGGTTCAACCAAGAAACCAATTTGCGAAGCAGTTGAAAATCATCCTAGAAGAAACAATTTTTTAGCCACGCATCCAATTGCTGGAACAGAGTTTTCCGGACCAAAAGCAGCCATCGAAAATTTATTCGAAGATAAAGTTAACATCATCTGTGAAATTGAAAAAACATCCTATAAAAAACAGGAAAAAGCCTTAGAATTATTCCGAAATTTGAAAATGCGAATTCGTTATATGGAACCAAAATCACACGACAAACACATTGCTTATGTTTCACATTTGTCGCACATTAGTTCCTTTATGCTTGGAAAAACCGTCATTGAAAAAGAAAAAGACGAAAAAGATATTTTCGATATGGCCGGAAGCGGATTTGAAAGTACCGTTCGATTAGCCAAAAGTTCACCAGCAATGTGGACTCCGATTTTTAAACAAAATAAAAAACAAATTGTCAAATCGTTAGAAGAATATATTGCCAATTTATCATCCTTTAAATCCTTTTTAGAATCGGATGACTATGAAGCCATTTTTAACGAAATGAAAAACACAAACAGAATTAAAGAAATTTTAAAATAA
- a CDS encoding bifunctional 3-deoxy-7-phosphoheptulonate synthase/chorismate mutase type II: protein MENDKNLKNWLTDFQLEHPLVIAGPCSAETEEQVLKIARELKNSDVSIFRAGIWKPRTRPGGFEGVGAIGLNWLQKAKAETGLLMAVEVANAAHVKLALEHDIDVLWIGARTTVNPFAVQEIADALEGTDKIVLLKNPVNPDLSLWIGGLERLYNANIKKLGVIHRGFSTYEKTKYRNNPEWQIAIDLQNRFPDLPLICDPSHITGKRDMIHEVSQQALDLNYDGLIIETHIDPDNAWSDAPQQVTPTVLKQIFHDLRVRKETDEADDYTMRMNKLRTQIDEFDSKILEILGGRMKIADQIGGLKKEKNVAILQNKRWQEILDKMIAEGSQKGLSEDFIVQLFKAIHQESIDHQEKIINS from the coding sequence ATGGAAAACGATAAAAATTTAAAAAACTGGTTAACCGATTTTCAATTAGAACATCCGTTAGTAATTGCAGGACCTTGCAGTGCAGAAACCGAAGAACAAGTATTAAAAATTGCTCGTGAATTAAAAAACTCCGATGTAAGTATTTTTCGTGCCGGAATTTGGAAACCGCGAACGCGTCCCGGCGGATTTGAAGGAGTAGGAGCAATTGGATTGAATTGGTTGCAGAAAGCCAAAGCAGAAACAGGTTTGCTTATGGCGGTTGAAGTTGCCAATGCAGCTCACGTAAAATTAGCATTAGAACACGATATTGATGTTCTATGGATTGGTGCTCGAACCACCGTGAACCCTTTTGCTGTTCAAGAAATTGCCGATGCTTTGGAAGGAACCGATAAAATTGTATTATTAAAAAATCCTGTAAACCCCGATTTATCGTTATGGATTGGTGGTTTGGAACGATTGTACAATGCAAATATTAAAAAGTTAGGCGTGATTCACCGTGGGTTTTCAACCTACGAAAAGACAAAATACCGCAATAATCCGGAGTGGCAAATTGCCATTGATTTGCAAAATAGATTTCCTGATTTGCCTTTAATTTGCGATCCTTCGCACATCACCGGAAAACGAGATATGATTCACGAAGTTTCGCAACAAGCCTTAGATTTGAATTATGACGGATTAATTATAGAAACACATATCGACCCGGATAATGCTTGGAGTGATGCTCCTCAGCAAGTTACACCGACTGTTTTGAAACAAATTTTTCACGATTTACGCGTTCGAAAAGAAACTGATGAAGCCGATGATTACACAATGCGAATGAATAAATTACGAACTCAAATTGATGAATTTGACAGTAAAATTCTCGAGATTTTGGGTGGAAGAATGAAAATTGCAGATCAAATTGGCGGATTGAAAAAAGAAAAGAATGTGGCTATTTTACAAAACAAAAGATGGCAGGAAATTTTAGATAAAATGATTGCAGAAGGAAGTCAAAAAGGGTTGAGTGAAGATTTTATTGTGCAACTTTTCAAAGCAATTCACCAAGAAAGTATCGATCATCAAGAAAAAATTATCAATTCTTGA
- the rsgA gene encoding ribosome small subunit-dependent GTPase A, whose translation MTGIVYKSTGSWYTVKAEDNQFYDCRIKGKFRMKGIKSTNPIAVGDVVDFEIDETSDAITGSIHNIHDRKNYIVRKSVNLSKQTHIIASNIDIVFLLVTINNPITTTSFIDRFLVTAEAYHIKAVLIFNKVDTYDDATLDEQLFLQYTYNQIGYECLRVSATAKKGLDELKQMMEGKVCMFSGHSGVGKSTLVNALEPNLNLKTKQISDIHQQGQHTTTFAEMFDLSFNSKIIDTPGIRGFGIVDMEKSEIKGYFPEFFELEDQCKFNNCLHKDEPNCAIKNALEEDKIAWSRYKSYLQILEGDEEQYRNDIYADGRNQDLD comes from the coding sequence ATGACAGGAATCGTTTATAAATCTACCGGAAGTTGGTACACCGTTAAAGCCGAAGACAATCAATTTTATGATTGTAGGATTAAAGGGAAATTCCGCATGAAAGGAATCAAAAGTACCAACCCAATTGCGGTGGGCGATGTGGTTGATTTTGAAATTGATGAAACTTCTGATGCGATTACAGGAAGCATTCATAACATTCACGATAGAAAGAATTATATTGTTCGAAAATCGGTTAATCTATCGAAACAAACGCACATCATTGCATCCAATATTGATATTGTTTTTTTGTTGGTTACTATCAATAATCCAATAACAACAACAAGTTTTATTGATCGTTTTTTGGTAACTGCTGAAGCCTATCACATCAAAGCCGTATTGATTTTTAATAAAGTGGATACGTATGATGACGCAACTTTAGACGAACAATTATTCTTGCAATACACCTACAATCAGATTGGCTATGAATGCCTTCGTGTTTCTGCCACAGCAAAAAAAGGGTTAGACGAATTGAAACAAATGATGGAAGGAAAAGTGTGTATGTTTTCAGGTCATTCCGGTGTTGGAAAATCTACATTGGTGAATGCTTTGGAACCTAATTTGAATTTAAAAACCAAACAAATTTCCGATATTCATCAACAAGGACAACATACGACTACTTTTGCAGAAATGTTTGATTTATCATTCAATTCTAAAATAATTGATACACCCGGTATTCGTGGATTTGGGATTGTGGATATGGAAAAGTCAGAAATCAAAGGTTATTTTCCCGAGTTTTTTGAGTTGGAAGACCAATGCAAATTCAACAATTGTTTGCACAAAGACGAACCCAATTGTGCGATTAAAAATGCATTAGAAGAAGATAAAATAGCTTGGTCTCGCTACAAAAGTTACCTTCAAATTTTAGAAGGCGATGAAGAACAATACCGAAATGATATTTATGCTGATGGAAGAAATCAGGATTTAGATTAA
- the dtd gene encoding D-aminoacyl-tRNA deacylase: MKAVIQRVSQSSVTIEGEIVASIQKGLLVLVGIEESDSKEDIEWLSTKIVNLRIFGDQNDVMNLSVKDIDGEMIIVSQFTLHASTKKGNRPSYIKAAKPEIAIPIYEKFIQQIEKELEKKVQTGQFGADMKVTLLNDGPVTILIDTKNKE, translated from the coding sequence ATGAAAGCCGTTATCCAAAGAGTTTCACAATCCTCAGTAACCATCGAAGGAGAAATTGTAGCTTCCATTCAAAAAGGTTTGTTAGTCTTAGTAGGAATTGAAGAGTCAGATAGCAAAGAAGATATAGAATGGCTTTCTACAAAAATTGTAAATCTTCGCATTTTTGGTGATCAAAATGATGTCATGAATTTATCGGTTAAAGATATTGATGGCGAAATGATTATCGTGAGTCAATTTACACTTCATGCATCAACAAAAAAGGGCAATCGTCCGTCCTACATTAAAGCGGCAAAACCTGAAATTGCAATTCCGATTTATGAGAAATTCATCCAACAAATAGAGAAAGAGTTAGAAAAGAAAGTACAAACCGGTCAGTTCGGTGCCGATATGAAAGTGACACTTTTAAATGACGGTCCGGTAACAATATTAATTGATACAAAAAATAAAGAATAA